The Hevea brasiliensis isolate MT/VB/25A 57/8 chromosome 1, ASM3005281v1, whole genome shotgun sequence genome has a window encoding:
- the LOC110664801 gene encoding phenylcoumaran benzylic ether reductase POP1 yields MAEKNKILIIGGTGYIGKYIVEASARLGHPTFALVRESTLSGPAKATIIDNFKSLGVNFLIGDLHDYESLVKAIKQVDVVISTVGQGQVPDQVKIIDAIKEAGNIKRFIPSEFGNDVDHVHAVEPAKSTFNEKVKVRRAIEAAGIPYAYVASNFFAGYFLPNLNQLGATAPPRDKVVILGDGNPKAIFNKEDDIATYTIKAVDDPRTLNKILYIGPPANIYSFNDLVSLWEKKIDKTLERIYVPEEQLLKNIQEADFPLNVIYALGHSVFVKGDQTNFEIEESFGVEASELYPEVKYTTVDEYLNAFV; encoded by the exons ATGGCCGAAAAGAACAAGATTCTGATCATCGGAGGAACTGGGTATATCGGAAAATACATAGTGGAAGCTAGTGCAAGGTTAGGTCACCCAACTTTTGCTCTTGTGAGAGAATCCACTCTCTCTGGCCCTGCCAAGGCCACCATCATCGACAATTTCAAGAGCCTTGGCGTCAATTTCCTCATT GGAGATTTGCACGATTACGAGAGCTTGGTGAAGGCGATAAAGCAAGTAGATGTGGTGATCTCCACAGTAGGTCAAGGTCAAGTACCTGATCAAGTGAAGATCATCGATGCCATTAAAGAAGCTGGGAACATTAAG AGATTCATCCCTTCAGAGTTCGGAAATGATGTGGATCATGTTCATGCTGTTGAGCCAGCAAAATCAACCTTTAACGAAAAGGTTAAAGTCCGACGAGCAATTGAGGCTGCAGGAATTCCATATGCCTATGTGGCTTCCAACTTTTTTGCTGGGTATTTTCTTCCCAATCTCAACCAGCTTGGAGCTACAGCTCCTCCAAGAGATAAAGTGGTCATCTTGGGTGATGGAAATCCCAAag CAATTTTCAACAAGGAAGATGACATCGCCACCTATACCATAAAAGCCGTAGATGATCCAAGAACCTTGAACAAGATCCTCTATATTGGACCTCCAGCCAACATCTATTCTTTTAATGATCTTGTGTCCTTGTGGGAGAAGAAGATCGACAAAACTCTTGAAAGGATCTACGTTCCTGAGGAGCAACTTCTCAAGAACATTCAAG AGGCGGACTTCCCATTGAATGTAATATACGCACTTGGTCACTCGGTGTTTGTGAAGGGAGATCAGACCAACTTTGAGATTGAGGAATCATTTGGAGTAGAGGCTTCGGAGCTTTACCCTGAGGTCAAATACACTACCGTTGACGAGTACCTTAATGCGTTTGTCTGA